A region from the Azotosporobacter soli genome encodes:
- a CDS encoding helix-hairpin-helix domain-containing protein, which translates to MEKSEKLRWIAAVLVGCVILGISLYNGTRKTLPQVGENTLPQSELNVIYVSGAVNHPGVVKLSGGLRMIDAINAAGGLSPEADASKINLAQAVKDGMQILVPAQGKVAAEAAGTSAILDGQGKGSKININSAGKQELDQLPGVGAAMADRIIEYRNNHGGFRNVEELKKVNGIGEAKFEKIKDKISL; encoded by the coding sequence GTGGAAAAGAGCGAGAAGTTGCGTTGGATAGCAGCGGTTTTAGTGGGCTGTGTGATTTTAGGCATCAGCCTATACAACGGGACGCGTAAGACGCTACCGCAGGTGGGTGAAAATACTCTGCCGCAAAGCGAACTGAATGTTATTTATGTCAGTGGTGCGGTGAATCATCCTGGCGTGGTGAAACTTTCCGGCGGCTTGAGAATGATTGACGCGATCAATGCAGCGGGAGGGTTGAGCCCGGAAGCGGATGCGTCAAAAATCAATCTGGCGCAAGCGGTGAAAGACGGCATGCAGATTCTAGTGCCTGCGCAGGGTAAAGTGGCAGCGGAGGCTGCTGGCACGAGTGCTATCCTTGACGGACAGGGGAAAGGCAGCAAAATAAACATTAATTCAGCCGGTAAGCAGGAACTCGATCAATTACCCGGCGTCGGAGCGGCGATGGCGGATCGAATCATTGAATATCGCAATAATCATGGCGGCTTTCGTAATGTGGAAGAGTTGAAAAAAGTGAATGGGATTGGCGAAGCTAAATTTGAGAAAATAAAAGACAAGATTTCATTATGA
- a CDS encoding DNA internalization-related competence protein ComEC/Rec2, translating into MTRWLAVWVISIIIGIWYHEAMRNWWMGLLVASAILFFWPRYSSAKRYGVSLALFWLCLAVLRAGQVEEKPDPMFAALGKTVVLSGRVQDGPTLVNGGMRSEERLRMILAVEAVDHVLTQETVSCYLPLEGQLEMGTGQKIALVGKLAGGTRYHNPGQTWSVDSRYRCTVADWQSVSMLDATKDWSSRANIWRQKIRALLADSMPGSEASALEGLLFGGASGIPSDWLSVFSTTGLIHILSVSGTHVALLIGVVFCLARNIMPNGAAAAAALIVSLAYGVVCGFSSPVVRSLLMGWIALGALCSGRDGDAWAALCFAAGGLLLYEPALLWDISFQLSFAATMGLLAFNKPLQKIGSVCLPENVAGLLAVTIGAQLGSLPFLAWYFKSLSLASLPANLIVAPMLEIVMMLGLAGALLGGNFLLAGKMAFVLASFVFSLAFSAAKILAQMPGATLPLPPFGLVSGSVYFLLLSLPWWPLAWRSWKKQAGMLLAVLLLAILYAPSAGVLELHIIDVGQGEAILLKTPSGRAVLIDAGQGGTGDVGKRVVVPYLTHQGVYKLEYLLLSHEHDDHAGGAPAVVEGIKVDQLLVPAGPATPPVMQAIRLSDRPPISLRKGQRLQMDGVDIEVLAAGEFETGNRNENEGSAVVRIQYGKRSFLLTGDLEGRSEAALVKAQGERLHSTVLKVGHHGAAKATSEEFLALVQPTCAAISVGAGNSYGHPHPETLRRLQRDGVRVYRTDERGAIIFSTDGDRLSVQTWRDLSDNPWEWKRQNGG; encoded by the coding sequence ATGACGCGCTGGCTGGCTGTTTGGGTTATCTCCATCATCATTGGAATCTGGTATCATGAAGCGATGCGAAATTGGTGGATGGGATTGCTGGTTGCCTCCGCTATCTTGTTTTTTTGGCCGAGGTATAGCAGTGCGAAGCGGTATGGGGTGAGTCTGGCTTTATTTTGGCTTTGTCTTGCTGTATTGCGGGCCGGACAGGTTGAAGAAAAGCCGGATCCGATGTTTGCAGCGCTTGGAAAGACGGTTGTTCTATCCGGTCGCGTGCAGGACGGCCCCACCTTAGTGAACGGCGGGATGCGCAGTGAGGAACGGCTGCGCATGATTCTGGCGGTAGAAGCGGTAGACCATGTTTTGACGCAGGAGACGGTGTCATGTTATTTGCCGCTTGAGGGACAACTGGAAATGGGAACGGGGCAGAAAATAGCGCTTGTAGGCAAGTTAGCAGGCGGGACGCGGTATCATAATCCCGGCCAAACTTGGAGTGTCGACAGTCGTTATCGCTGTACGGTCGCAGATTGGCAAAGCGTATCGATGCTCGATGCAACAAAAGACTGGTCGAGCCGTGCCAATATCTGGCGGCAAAAAATACGAGCTCTATTGGCCGATTCGATGCCGGGAAGCGAAGCGTCTGCGTTGGAAGGCTTGTTGTTTGGCGGTGCTAGCGGAATTCCTTCGGATTGGTTAAGCGTATTTTCGACGACCGGGCTGATTCATATTTTATCGGTTTCGGGTACGCATGTGGCATTGCTGATCGGTGTGGTCTTTTGTTTGGCGAGAAATATAATGCCGAACGGAGCGGCTGCCGCAGCGGCGCTTATTGTTTCTTTGGCATATGGCGTTGTATGCGGTTTCTCTTCGCCGGTAGTGCGATCACTGCTCATGGGCTGGATTGCGCTCGGGGCGCTTTGCAGCGGACGCGATGGAGATGCTTGGGCGGCGCTTTGTTTTGCGGCAGGAGGGCTGCTTCTTTATGAACCAGCGCTGCTTTGGGATATCAGTTTTCAATTAAGTTTTGCTGCAACGATGGGCTTGCTTGCTTTTAACAAACCTTTGCAAAAAATAGGCAGCGTCTGCTTGCCTGAAAACGTGGCTGGATTATTAGCAGTGACGATTGGAGCGCAGCTTGGCTCGCTGCCATTTTTAGCCTGGTATTTTAAAAGTTTATCATTGGCGAGTCTGCCGGCGAATCTCATCGTTGCGCCTATGTTAGAAATTGTTATGATGCTAGGCCTTGCGGGAGCTTTGCTTGGCGGAAATTTTTTGTTGGCGGGGAAAATGGCCTTTGTCTTGGCTAGTTTTGTTTTTTCTCTTGCTTTTTCTGCTGCAAAAATATTGGCGCAGATGCCCGGCGCCACACTTCCGTTGCCGCCATTTGGCCTTGTTTCAGGGAGTGTTTACTTCTTGTTGCTGAGTCTGCCTTGGTGGCCTTTGGCATGGCGTTCATGGAAAAAGCAAGCGGGAATGCTGTTGGCTGTTTTACTGCTTGCGATATTGTATGCGCCGTCAGCGGGCGTCTTGGAACTGCACATCATTGACGTCGGACAAGGGGAGGCCATCTTGCTAAAAACGCCGTCGGGAAGAGCAGTGCTGATTGATGCCGGACAGGGTGGCACGGGAGACGTTGGCAAAAGGGTCGTGGTTCCCTATCTTACGCACCAGGGTGTTTATAAACTTGAGTACTTGCTTTTGAGTCATGAACATGACGATCACGCGGGCGGAGCGCCAGCCGTAGTTGAGGGGATAAAGGTGGATCAGCTTCTCGTGCCCGCTGGACCTGCGACGCCGCCGGTGATGCAGGCGATTCGTTTGAGTGATCGCCCGCCGATTTCTTTGCGGAAAGGCCAACGATTGCAAATGGATGGCGTTGATATCGAGGTGCTGGCGGCGGGAGAGTTTGAAACCGGAAATAGAAATGAAAATGAAGGATCGGCCGTGGTGCGGATACAATATGGCAAACGGAGCTTTCTTTTAACGGGAGATTTAGAAGGGCGAAGCGAAGCTGCCTTGGTGAAAGCGCAGGGCGAGCGTTTGCATAGTACGGTGCTTAAAGTTGGTCATCACGGTGCGGCAAAAGCGACGAGCGAGGAATTCTTGGCGCTGGTGCAGCCGACTTGTGCGGCGATATCGGTTGGCGCAGGAAATTCGTATGGTCACCCTCATCCAGAAACGCTGCGACGTTTGCAAAGAGATGGGGTCAGGGTTTACCGTACCGATGAGAGGGGCGCAATCATATTTAGTACCGACGGTGACCGATTATCCGTGCAAACGTGGCGAGATTTATCGGACAATCCTTGGGAGTGGAAACGGCAGAACGGCGGATAG